One window of the Lemur catta isolate mLemCat1 chromosome 6, mLemCat1.pri, whole genome shotgun sequence genome contains the following:
- the PAN2 gene encoding PAN2-PAN3 deadenylation complex catalytic subunit PAN2 isoform X5 — protein MNFEGLDPGLAEYAPTMHSALDPVLDAHLNPSLLQNVELDPEGVALEALPVQESVHIMEGVYSELHSVVAEVGVPVSVSHFDLHEEMLWVGSHGGHATSFFGPALERYSSFQVNGSDDIRQIQSLENGILFLTKNNLKYMARGGLIIFDYLLDENEDMHSLLLTDSSTLLIGGLQNHILELDLNTVQETQKYAVETPGVTIMRQTNRFFFCGHTSGKVSLRDLRTFKVEHEFDAFSGSLSDFDVHGNLLAACGFSSRLTGLACDRFLKVYDLRMMRAITPLQVHVDPAFLRFIPTYTSRLAIISQSGQCQFCEPTGLANPADIFHVNPVGPLLMTFDVSASKQALAFGDSEGCVHLWTDSPEPSFNPYSRETEFALPCLVDSLPPLDWSQDLLPLSLIPVPLTTDTLLSDWPAANSAPAPRRAPPVDAEILRTMKKVGFIGYAPNPRTRLRNQIPYRLKESDSEFDSFSQVTESPIGREEEPHLHMVSKKYRKVTIKYSKLGLEDFDFKHYNKTLFAGLEPHIPNAYCNCMIQVLYFLEPVRCLIQNHLCQKEFCLACELGFLFHMLDLSRGDPCQGNNFLRAFRTIPEASALGLILADSDEASGKGNLARLIQRWNRFILTQLHQDMQELEVPQAYRGAGGSFCSSGDSVIGQLFSCEMENCSLCRCGSETVRASSTLLFTLSYPDDKTGKNYDFAQVLKRSICLEQNTQAWCDNCEKYQPTIQTRNIRHLPDILVINCEVNSSKEADFWRMQAEVAFKMAVKKRGEISKNKEFALADWKELGSPEGVLVCPSIEELKNIWLPFSIRMKMTKNKGLDVCNWTDGDEVQWGPARAEEEHGVYVYDLMATVVHILDSRTGGSLVAHIKVGETYHQRKEGVTHQQWYLFNDFLIEPIDKHEAVQFDMNWKVPAILYYIKRNLNSRYNLNIKNPIEASVLLAEASLARKQRKTHTTFIPLMLNEMPQVGDLVGLDAEFVTLNEEEAELRSDGTKSTIKPSQMSVARITCVRGQGPNEGIPFIDDYISTQEQVVDYLTQYSGIKPGDLDAKISSKHLTTLKSTYLKLRFLIDIGVKFVGHGLQKDFRVINLMVPKDQVLDTVYLFHMPRKRMISLRFLAWYFLDLKIQGETHDSIEDARTALQLYRKYLELSKNGTEPESFHKVLKGLYEKGRKMDWKVPEPEGQTSPKNAAVFSSVLAL, from the exons ATGAACTTTGAGGGTCTTGATCCTGGACTGGCAGAATATGCTCCCACCATGCATTCTGCCTTGGACCCTGTCCTGGATGCCCACCTGAATCCAAGTCTGCTACAGAATGTGGAGCTGGACCCAGAGGGAGTGGCCTTGGAGGCTCTTCCCGTCCAGGAGTCAGTGCACATAATGGAAGGTGTCTACTCTGAATTGCACAGTGTGGTGGCTGAAGTGGGTGTGCCTGTCTCCGTTTCCCACTTTGACTTGCACGAGGAGATGCTGTGGGTGGGGAGCCATGGG GGCCATGCCACTTCTTTTTTCGGCCCAGCTTTGGAGCGCTACTCATCCTTTCAGGTCAATGGCAGTGATGACATTCGGCAGATCCAGAGCCTGGAGAATGGTATCCTTTTTCTCACCAAGAACAACCTCAAGTATATGGCTCGTGGGGGCCTCATTATATTTGATTATCT GCTAGATGAGAACGAGGATATGCACAGTCTTCTACTGACTGACAGCAGTACTTTACTCATTGGTGGGTTGCAGAACCACATATTGGAGCTTGATCTTAACACTGTTCAGGAGACTCAGAAG TATGCAGTTGAAACACCTGGAGTCACCATCATGAGACAGACAAATCGCTTCTTCTTCTGTGGCCACACGTCTGGCAAG GTTTCCCTGCGAGACCTCCGTACTTTTAAGGTGGAGCATGAGTTTGATGCCTTCTCAGGGAGTCTGTCAGATTTTGATGTGCACGGCAATCTACTGGCTGCCTGTGGCTTCTCCAGCCGTCTCACTGGCCTTGCCTGTGACCGTTTCCTCAAGGTGTATGATTTGCGCATGATGCGTGCCATCACACCACTTCAAGTACATGTGGATCCTGCCTTCTTGCGCTTCATTCCTACATATACTTCTCGTCTTGCTATCATTTCCCAGTCAG GGCAGTGCCAGTTCTGTGAGCCTACAGGCCTGGCCAACCCAGCAGACATCTTTCATGTGAATCCTGTGGGGCCTCTGCTAATGACCTTTGATGTGTCAGCCAGCAAGCAGGCCCTGGCCTTTGGGGATTCTGAGGGCTGTGTGCACCTCTGGACTGATTCCCCTGAGCCTTCCTTCAACCCCTACTCCCGTGAGACTGAGTTTGCTTTGCCCTGTCTCGTGGACTCACTGCCTCCTCTGGACTGGAGCCAGGACCTGCTGCCTCTTTCCCTCATCCCTGTCCCGCTCACCACTGACACACTTCTCTCTGATTGGCCTGCTGCCAACTCTGCTCCAGCTCCCAG GCGTGCACCACCTGTGGATGCAGAGATTCTACGCACCATGAAGAAGGTGGGCTTCATTGGCTATGCACCCAACCCCCGCACCAGGCTTCGCAATCAG ATTCCTTACCGACTCAAGGAGTCGGACAGTGAATTTGACAGCTTCAGCCAGGTCACTGAGTCACCGATAGGGCGGGAAGAGGAGCCACATCTCCACATGGTTTCTAAGAAATACCGCAAG GTGACCATCAAATATTCCAAGCTAGGGCTGGAGGACTTTGACTTCAAACACTACAATAAGACCCTGTTTGCTGGATTAGAGCCTCACATCCCCAATGCATACTGTAACTGCATGATCCAG GTGCTCTATTTCCTGGAGCCTGTTCGCTGTCTAATCCAGAACCACCTTTGCCAGAAGGAGTTCTGCCTGGCATGTGAGTTGGGCTTTCTCTTCCACATGTTGGACCTCTCTCGTGGTGACCCTTGCCAG GGCAATAATTTTCTTCGGGCATTCCGTACCATTCCTGAGGCCTCAGCCCTTGGTCTTATCCTGGCTGACTCAGATGAGGCTTCAGGCAAGGGCAATCTGGCCAGGCTCATTCAGAGGTGGAATCGCTTCATTCTCACTCAACTACATCAGGATATGCAGGAGCTGGAAGTACCACAGGCTTATAGAGGTGCTGGAGGCAG CTTTTGCTCATCGGGGGACTCTGTCATTGGGCAGCTGTTCAGCTGTGAGATGGAGAACTGCAGCCTCTGCCGCTGTGGCAGTGAGACCGTGCGAGCCTCTTCCACCCTACTCTTCACGCTCTCCTACCCTGATG ATAAAACCGGGAAGAACTATGACTTTGCTCAGGTGCTGAAGCGAAGCATCTGCCTGGAACAGAATACACAGGCCTGGTGTGATAACTGCGAAAAGTACCAGCCTACG ATTCAGACCCGTAACATCCGCCATCTGCCAGATATTCTTGTCATCAATTGTGAGGTAAACAGCTCAAAAGAGGCTGATTTCTGGAGAATGCAGGCTGAG GTTGCCTTCAAGATGGCAGTAAAGAAACGTGGGGAAATCTCCAAGAACAAGGAATTTGCTTTGGCTGATTG GAAGGAACTAGGGAGTCCAGAGGGTGTGCTGGTGTGTCCCTCTATTGAGGAGTTGAAGAATATCTGGCTTCCTTTCTCCATTCGCATGAAGATGACCAAGAACAAAGGGCTGGATGTTTGCAATTGGACTGATGGGGATGAGGTGCAG TGGGGCCcagccagggcagaggaggagcaTGGTGTCTATGTGTATGACCTGATGGCTACTGTGGTACACATCCTGGACTCACGCACAGGGGGCAGCCTGGTGGCTCACATCAAAGTTGGAGAGACCTACCACCAACGCAAGGAG GGCGTTACTCACCAGCAGTGGTATCTATTCAATGACTTTCTTATTGAACCTATTGATAAG caTGAAGCTGTACAGTTTGACATGAATTGGAAAGTACCTGCTATCCTTTATTACATCAAAAGAAATCTCAATTCCAGATACAACCTGAACA TCAAGAACCCTATTGAGGCAAGTGTCCTACTGGCCGAAGCCTCCCTGGCACGGAAGCAGCGGAAAACGCATACTACCTTTATTCCACTGATGCTGAATGAGATGCCACAGGTTGGGGACCTGGTGGGTCTGGATGCTGAGTTTGTCACCCTTAATGAG GAGGAAGCAGAGTTACGCAGTGATGGTACCAAGTCTACTATTAAACCAAGCCAGATGTCAGTAGCGAGAATTACCTGTGTCCGGGGGCAGGGACCCAATGAGGGTATCCCCTTCATTGATGACTACATCTCTACCCAGGAGCAG GTGGTAGATTACTTGACTCAATACTCGGGGATAAAGCCTGGAGACCTCGATGCCAAAATTTCCTCCAAGCACCTCACAACTCTGAAGTCTACTTACTTAAAGCTTCGTTTTCTCATCGACATTGGAGTCAAGTTTGTGGGCCATGGCCTGCAGAAGGACTTCCGGGTCATCAACCTCATG GTGCCCAAGGACCAAGTCCTTGACACTGTCTACCTGTTCCACATGCCCCGAAAACGAATGATTTCTTTGCGATTCCTTGCTTGGTACTTTCTGG ACCTGAAAATTCAAGGGGAGACTCATGACAGTATTGAGGATGCCCGTACAGCCCTTCAGCTCTACCGAAAGTATCTGGAACTAAGCAAGAATGGCACTGAGCCTGAGTCTTTCCACAAGGTGCTCAAGGGTCTTTACGAGAAGGGCCGAAAGATGGACTGGAAGGTGCCTGAGCCTGAGGGCCAGACAAGTCCCAAGA ATGCAGCTGTCTTCTCCTCAGTGCTGGCGCTCTGA
- the PAN2 gene encoding PAN2-PAN3 deadenylation complex catalytic subunit PAN2 isoform X2: MNFEGLDPGLAEYAPTMHSALDPVLDAHLNPSLLQNVELDPEGVALEALPVQESVHIMEGVYSELHSVVAEVGVPVSVSHFDLHEEMLWVGSHGGHATSFFGPALERYSSFQVNGSDDIRQIQSLENGILFLTKNNLKYMARGGLIIFDYLLDENEDMHSLLLTDSSTLLIGGLQNHILELDLNTVQETQKYAVETPGVTIMRQTNRFFFCGHTSGKVSLRDLRTFKVEHEFDAFSGSLSDFDVHGNLLAACGFSSRLTGLACDRFLKVYDLRMMRAITPLQVHVDPAFLRFIPTYTSRLAIISQSGQCQFCEPTGLANPADIFHVNPVGPLLMTFDVSASKQALAFGDSEGCVHLWTDSPEPSFNPYSRETEFALPCLVDSLPPLDWSQDLLPLSLIPVPLTTDTLLSDWPAANSAPAPRRAPPVDAEILRTMKKVGFIGYAPNPRTRLRNQIPYRLKESDSEFDSFSQVTESPIGREEEPHLHMVSKKYRKVTIKYSKLGLEDFDFKHYNKTLFAGLEPHIPNAYCNCMIQVLYFLEPVRCLIQNHLCQKEFCLACELGFLFHMLDLSRGDPCQGNNFLRAFRTIPEASALGLILADSDEASGKGNLARLIQRWNRFILTQLHQDMQELEVPQAYRGAGGSFCSSGDSVIGQLFSCEMENCSLCRCGSETVRASSTLLFTLSYPDGSNNKTGKNYDFAQVLKRSICLEQNTQAWCDNCEKYQPTIQTRNIRHLPDILVINCEVNSSKEADFWRMQAEVAFKMAVKKRGEISKNKEFALADWKELGSPEGVLVCPSIEELKNIWLPFSIRMKMTKNKGLDVCNWTDGDEVQWGPARAEEEHGVYVYDLMATVVHILDSRTGGSLVAHIKVGETYHQRKEGVTHQQWYLFNDFLIEPIDKHEAVQFDMNWKVPAILYYIKRNLNSRYNLNIKNPIEASVLLAEASLARKQRKTHTTFIPLMLNEMPQVGDLVGLDAEFVTLNEEEAELRSDGTKSTIKPSQMSVARITCVRGQGPNEGIPFIDDYISTQEQVVDYLTQYSGIKPGDLDAKISSKHLTTLKSTYLKLRFLIDIGVKFVGHGLQKDFRVINLMVPKDQVLDTVYLFHMPRKRMISLRFLAWYFLDLKIQGETHDSIEDARTALQLYRKYLELSKNGTEPESFHKVLKGLYEKGRKMDWKVPEPEGQTSPKNAAVFSSVLAL, translated from the exons ATGAACTTTGAGGGTCTTGATCCTGGACTGGCAGAATATGCTCCCACCATGCATTCTGCCTTGGACCCTGTCCTGGATGCCCACCTGAATCCAAGTCTGCTACAGAATGTGGAGCTGGACCCAGAGGGAGTGGCCTTGGAGGCTCTTCCCGTCCAGGAGTCAGTGCACATAATGGAAGGTGTCTACTCTGAATTGCACAGTGTGGTGGCTGAAGTGGGTGTGCCTGTCTCCGTTTCCCACTTTGACTTGCACGAGGAGATGCTGTGGGTGGGGAGCCATGGG GGCCATGCCACTTCTTTTTTCGGCCCAGCTTTGGAGCGCTACTCATCCTTTCAGGTCAATGGCAGTGATGACATTCGGCAGATCCAGAGCCTGGAGAATGGTATCCTTTTTCTCACCAAGAACAACCTCAAGTATATGGCTCGTGGGGGCCTCATTATATTTGATTATCT GCTAGATGAGAACGAGGATATGCACAGTCTTCTACTGACTGACAGCAGTACTTTACTCATTGGTGGGTTGCAGAACCACATATTGGAGCTTGATCTTAACACTGTTCAGGAGACTCAGAAG TATGCAGTTGAAACACCTGGAGTCACCATCATGAGACAGACAAATCGCTTCTTCTTCTGTGGCCACACGTCTGGCAAG GTTTCCCTGCGAGACCTCCGTACTTTTAAGGTGGAGCATGAGTTTGATGCCTTCTCAGGGAGTCTGTCAGATTTTGATGTGCACGGCAATCTACTGGCTGCCTGTGGCTTCTCCAGCCGTCTCACTGGCCTTGCCTGTGACCGTTTCCTCAAGGTGTATGATTTGCGCATGATGCGTGCCATCACACCACTTCAAGTACATGTGGATCCTGCCTTCTTGCGCTTCATTCCTACATATACTTCTCGTCTTGCTATCATTTCCCAGTCAG GGCAGTGCCAGTTCTGTGAGCCTACAGGCCTGGCCAACCCAGCAGACATCTTTCATGTGAATCCTGTGGGGCCTCTGCTAATGACCTTTGATGTGTCAGCCAGCAAGCAGGCCCTGGCCTTTGGGGATTCTGAGGGCTGTGTGCACCTCTGGACTGATTCCCCTGAGCCTTCCTTCAACCCCTACTCCCGTGAGACTGAGTTTGCTTTGCCCTGTCTCGTGGACTCACTGCCTCCTCTGGACTGGAGCCAGGACCTGCTGCCTCTTTCCCTCATCCCTGTCCCGCTCACCACTGACACACTTCTCTCTGATTGGCCTGCTGCCAACTCTGCTCCAGCTCCCAG GCGTGCACCACCTGTGGATGCAGAGATTCTACGCACCATGAAGAAGGTGGGCTTCATTGGCTATGCACCCAACCCCCGCACCAGGCTTCGCAATCAG ATTCCTTACCGACTCAAGGAGTCGGACAGTGAATTTGACAGCTTCAGCCAGGTCACTGAGTCACCGATAGGGCGGGAAGAGGAGCCACATCTCCACATGGTTTCTAAGAAATACCGCAAG GTGACCATCAAATATTCCAAGCTAGGGCTGGAGGACTTTGACTTCAAACACTACAATAAGACCCTGTTTGCTGGATTAGAGCCTCACATCCCCAATGCATACTGTAACTGCATGATCCAG GTGCTCTATTTCCTGGAGCCTGTTCGCTGTCTAATCCAGAACCACCTTTGCCAGAAGGAGTTCTGCCTGGCATGTGAGTTGGGCTTTCTCTTCCACATGTTGGACCTCTCTCGTGGTGACCCTTGCCAG GGCAATAATTTTCTTCGGGCATTCCGTACCATTCCTGAGGCCTCAGCCCTTGGTCTTATCCTGGCTGACTCAGATGAGGCTTCAGGCAAGGGCAATCTGGCCAGGCTCATTCAGAGGTGGAATCGCTTCATTCTCACTCAACTACATCAGGATATGCAGGAGCTGGAAGTACCACAGGCTTATAGAGGTGCTGGAGGCAG CTTTTGCTCATCGGGGGACTCTGTCATTGGGCAGCTGTTCAGCTGTGAGATGGAGAACTGCAGCCTCTGCCGCTGTGGCAGTGAGACCGTGCGAGCCTCTTCCACCCTACTCTTCACGCTCTCCTACCCTGATGGTAGCAACA ATAAAACCGGGAAGAACTATGACTTTGCTCAGGTGCTGAAGCGAAGCATCTGCCTGGAACAGAATACACAGGCCTGGTGTGATAACTGCGAAAAGTACCAGCCTACG ATTCAGACCCGTAACATCCGCCATCTGCCAGATATTCTTGTCATCAATTGTGAGGTAAACAGCTCAAAAGAGGCTGATTTCTGGAGAATGCAGGCTGAG GTTGCCTTCAAGATGGCAGTAAAGAAACGTGGGGAAATCTCCAAGAACAAGGAATTTGCTTTGGCTGATTG GAAGGAACTAGGGAGTCCAGAGGGTGTGCTGGTGTGTCCCTCTATTGAGGAGTTGAAGAATATCTGGCTTCCTTTCTCCATTCGCATGAAGATGACCAAGAACAAAGGGCTGGATGTTTGCAATTGGACTGATGGGGATGAGGTGCAG TGGGGCCcagccagggcagaggaggagcaTGGTGTCTATGTGTATGACCTGATGGCTACTGTGGTACACATCCTGGACTCACGCACAGGGGGCAGCCTGGTGGCTCACATCAAAGTTGGAGAGACCTACCACCAACGCAAGGAG GGCGTTACTCACCAGCAGTGGTATCTATTCAATGACTTTCTTATTGAACCTATTGATAAG caTGAAGCTGTACAGTTTGACATGAATTGGAAAGTACCTGCTATCCTTTATTACATCAAAAGAAATCTCAATTCCAGATACAACCTGAACA TCAAGAACCCTATTGAGGCAAGTGTCCTACTGGCCGAAGCCTCCCTGGCACGGAAGCAGCGGAAAACGCATACTACCTTTATTCCACTGATGCTGAATGAGATGCCACAGGTTGGGGACCTGGTGGGTCTGGATGCTGAGTTTGTCACCCTTAATGAG GAGGAAGCAGAGTTACGCAGTGATGGTACCAAGTCTACTATTAAACCAAGCCAGATGTCAGTAGCGAGAATTACCTGTGTCCGGGGGCAGGGACCCAATGAGGGTATCCCCTTCATTGATGACTACATCTCTACCCAGGAGCAG GTGGTAGATTACTTGACTCAATACTCGGGGATAAAGCCTGGAGACCTCGATGCCAAAATTTCCTCCAAGCACCTCACAACTCTGAAGTCTACTTACTTAAAGCTTCGTTTTCTCATCGACATTGGAGTCAAGTTTGTGGGCCATGGCCTGCAGAAGGACTTCCGGGTCATCAACCTCATG GTGCCCAAGGACCAAGTCCTTGACACTGTCTACCTGTTCCACATGCCCCGAAAACGAATGATTTCTTTGCGATTCCTTGCTTGGTACTTTCTGG ACCTGAAAATTCAAGGGGAGACTCATGACAGTATTGAGGATGCCCGTACAGCCCTTCAGCTCTACCGAAAGTATCTGGAACTAAGCAAGAATGGCACTGAGCCTGAGTCTTTCCACAAGGTGCTCAAGGGTCTTTACGAGAAGGGCCGAAAGATGGACTGGAAGGTGCCTGAGCCTGAGGGCCAGACAAGTCCCAAGA ATGCAGCTGTCTTCTCCTCAGTGCTGGCGCTCTGA
- the PAN2 gene encoding PAN2-PAN3 deadenylation complex catalytic subunit PAN2 isoform X6, producing MNFEGLDPGLAEYAPTMHSALDPVLDAHLNPSLLQNVELDPEGVALEALPVQESVHIMEGVYSELHSVVAEVGVPVSVSHFDLHEEMLWVGSHGGHATSFFGPALERYSSFQVNGSDDIRQIQSLENGILFLTKNNLKYMARGGLIIFDYLLDENEDMHSLLLTDSSTLLIGGLQNHILELDLNTVQETQKYAVETPGVTIMRQTNRFFFCGHTSGKVSLRDLRTFKVEHEFDAFSGSLSDFDVHGNLLAACGFSSRLTGLACDRFLKVYDLRMMRAITPLQVHVDPAFLRFIPTYTSRLAIISQSGQCQFCEPTGLANPADIFHVNPVGPLLMTFDVSASKQALAFGDSEGCVHLWTDSPEPSFNPYSRETEFALPCLVDSLPPLDWSQDLLPLSLIPVPLTTDTLLSDWPAANSAPAPRRAPPVDAEILRTMKKVGFIGYAPNPRTRLRNQIPYRLKESDSEFDSFSQVTESPIGREEEPHLHMVSKKYRKVTIKYSKLGLEDFDFKHYNKTLFAGLEPHIPNAYCNCMIQVLYFLEPVRCLIQNHLCQKEFCLACELGFLFHMLDLSRGDPCQGNNFLRAFRTIPEASALGLILADSDEASGKGNLARLIQRWNRFILTQLHQDMQELEVPQAYRGAGGSFCSSGDSVIGQLFSCEMENCSLCRCGSETVRASSTLLFTLSYPDDKTGKNYDFAQVLKRSICLEQNTQAWCDNCEKYQPTIQTRNIRHLPDILVINCEVNSSKEADFWRMQAEVAFKMAVKKRGEISKNKEFALADWKELGSPEGVLVCPSIEELKNIWLPFSIRMKMTKNKGLDVCNWTDGDEWGPARAEEEHGVYVYDLMATVVHILDSRTGGSLVAHIKVGETYHQRKEGVTHQQWYLFNDFLIEPIDKHEAVQFDMNWKVPAILYYIKRNLNSRYNLNIKNPIEASVLLAEASLARKQRKTHTTFIPLMLNEMPQVGDLVGLDAEFVTLNEEEAELRSDGTKSTIKPSQMSVARITCVRGQGPNEGIPFIDDYISTQEQVVDYLTQYSGIKPGDLDAKISSKHLTTLKSTYLKLRFLIDIGVKFVGHGLQKDFRVINLMVPKDQVLDTVYLFHMPRKRMISLRFLAWYFLDLKIQGETHDSIEDARTALQLYRKYLELSKNGTEPESFHKVLKGLYEKGRKMDWKVPEPEGQTSPKNAAVFSSVLAL from the exons ATGAACTTTGAGGGTCTTGATCCTGGACTGGCAGAATATGCTCCCACCATGCATTCTGCCTTGGACCCTGTCCTGGATGCCCACCTGAATCCAAGTCTGCTACAGAATGTGGAGCTGGACCCAGAGGGAGTGGCCTTGGAGGCTCTTCCCGTCCAGGAGTCAGTGCACATAATGGAAGGTGTCTACTCTGAATTGCACAGTGTGGTGGCTGAAGTGGGTGTGCCTGTCTCCGTTTCCCACTTTGACTTGCACGAGGAGATGCTGTGGGTGGGGAGCCATGGG GGCCATGCCACTTCTTTTTTCGGCCCAGCTTTGGAGCGCTACTCATCCTTTCAGGTCAATGGCAGTGATGACATTCGGCAGATCCAGAGCCTGGAGAATGGTATCCTTTTTCTCACCAAGAACAACCTCAAGTATATGGCTCGTGGGGGCCTCATTATATTTGATTATCT GCTAGATGAGAACGAGGATATGCACAGTCTTCTACTGACTGACAGCAGTACTTTACTCATTGGTGGGTTGCAGAACCACATATTGGAGCTTGATCTTAACACTGTTCAGGAGACTCAGAAG TATGCAGTTGAAACACCTGGAGTCACCATCATGAGACAGACAAATCGCTTCTTCTTCTGTGGCCACACGTCTGGCAAG GTTTCCCTGCGAGACCTCCGTACTTTTAAGGTGGAGCATGAGTTTGATGCCTTCTCAGGGAGTCTGTCAGATTTTGATGTGCACGGCAATCTACTGGCTGCCTGTGGCTTCTCCAGCCGTCTCACTGGCCTTGCCTGTGACCGTTTCCTCAAGGTGTATGATTTGCGCATGATGCGTGCCATCACACCACTTCAAGTACATGTGGATCCTGCCTTCTTGCGCTTCATTCCTACATATACTTCTCGTCTTGCTATCATTTCCCAGTCAG GGCAGTGCCAGTTCTGTGAGCCTACAGGCCTGGCCAACCCAGCAGACATCTTTCATGTGAATCCTGTGGGGCCTCTGCTAATGACCTTTGATGTGTCAGCCAGCAAGCAGGCCCTGGCCTTTGGGGATTCTGAGGGCTGTGTGCACCTCTGGACTGATTCCCCTGAGCCTTCCTTCAACCCCTACTCCCGTGAGACTGAGTTTGCTTTGCCCTGTCTCGTGGACTCACTGCCTCCTCTGGACTGGAGCCAGGACCTGCTGCCTCTTTCCCTCATCCCTGTCCCGCTCACCACTGACACACTTCTCTCTGATTGGCCTGCTGCCAACTCTGCTCCAGCTCCCAG GCGTGCACCACCTGTGGATGCAGAGATTCTACGCACCATGAAGAAGGTGGGCTTCATTGGCTATGCACCCAACCCCCGCACCAGGCTTCGCAATCAG ATTCCTTACCGACTCAAGGAGTCGGACAGTGAATTTGACAGCTTCAGCCAGGTCACTGAGTCACCGATAGGGCGGGAAGAGGAGCCACATCTCCACATGGTTTCTAAGAAATACCGCAAG GTGACCATCAAATATTCCAAGCTAGGGCTGGAGGACTTTGACTTCAAACACTACAATAAGACCCTGTTTGCTGGATTAGAGCCTCACATCCCCAATGCATACTGTAACTGCATGATCCAG GTGCTCTATTTCCTGGAGCCTGTTCGCTGTCTAATCCAGAACCACCTTTGCCAGAAGGAGTTCTGCCTGGCATGTGAGTTGGGCTTTCTCTTCCACATGTTGGACCTCTCTCGTGGTGACCCTTGCCAG GGCAATAATTTTCTTCGGGCATTCCGTACCATTCCTGAGGCCTCAGCCCTTGGTCTTATCCTGGCTGACTCAGATGAGGCTTCAGGCAAGGGCAATCTGGCCAGGCTCATTCAGAGGTGGAATCGCTTCATTCTCACTCAACTACATCAGGATATGCAGGAGCTGGAAGTACCACAGGCTTATAGAGGTGCTGGAGGCAG CTTTTGCTCATCGGGGGACTCTGTCATTGGGCAGCTGTTCAGCTGTGAGATGGAGAACTGCAGCCTCTGCCGCTGTGGCAGTGAGACCGTGCGAGCCTCTTCCACCCTACTCTTCACGCTCTCCTACCCTGATG ATAAAACCGGGAAGAACTATGACTTTGCTCAGGTGCTGAAGCGAAGCATCTGCCTGGAACAGAATACACAGGCCTGGTGTGATAACTGCGAAAAGTACCAGCCTACG ATTCAGACCCGTAACATCCGCCATCTGCCAGATATTCTTGTCATCAATTGTGAGGTAAACAGCTCAAAAGAGGCTGATTTCTGGAGAATGCAGGCTGAG GTTGCCTTCAAGATGGCAGTAAAGAAACGTGGGGAAATCTCCAAGAACAAGGAATTTGCTTTGGCTGATTG GAAGGAACTAGGGAGTCCAGAGGGTGTGCTGGTGTGTCCCTCTATTGAGGAGTTGAAGAATATCTGGCTTCCTTTCTCCATTCGCATGAAGATGACCAAGAACAAAGGGCTGGATGTTTGCAATTGGACTGATGGGGATGAG TGGGGCCcagccagggcagaggaggagcaTGGTGTCTATGTGTATGACCTGATGGCTACTGTGGTACACATCCTGGACTCACGCACAGGGGGCAGCCTGGTGGCTCACATCAAAGTTGGAGAGACCTACCACCAACGCAAGGAG GGCGTTACTCACCAGCAGTGGTATCTATTCAATGACTTTCTTATTGAACCTATTGATAAG caTGAAGCTGTACAGTTTGACATGAATTGGAAAGTACCTGCTATCCTTTATTACATCAAAAGAAATCTCAATTCCAGATACAACCTGAACA TCAAGAACCCTATTGAGGCAAGTGTCCTACTGGCCGAAGCCTCCCTGGCACGGAAGCAGCGGAAAACGCATACTACCTTTATTCCACTGATGCTGAATGAGATGCCACAGGTTGGGGACCTGGTGGGTCTGGATGCTGAGTTTGTCACCCTTAATGAG GAGGAAGCAGAGTTACGCAGTGATGGTACCAAGTCTACTATTAAACCAAGCCAGATGTCAGTAGCGAGAATTACCTGTGTCCGGGGGCAGGGACCCAATGAGGGTATCCCCTTCATTGATGACTACATCTCTACCCAGGAGCAG GTGGTAGATTACTTGACTCAATACTCGGGGATAAAGCCTGGAGACCTCGATGCCAAAATTTCCTCCAAGCACCTCACAACTCTGAAGTCTACTTACTTAAAGCTTCGTTTTCTCATCGACATTGGAGTCAAGTTTGTGGGCCATGGCCTGCAGAAGGACTTCCGGGTCATCAACCTCATG GTGCCCAAGGACCAAGTCCTTGACACTGTCTACCTGTTCCACATGCCCCGAAAACGAATGATTTCTTTGCGATTCCTTGCTTGGTACTTTCTGG ACCTGAAAATTCAAGGGGAGACTCATGACAGTATTGAGGATGCCCGTACAGCCCTTCAGCTCTACCGAAAGTATCTGGAACTAAGCAAGAATGGCACTGAGCCTGAGTCTTTCCACAAGGTGCTCAAGGGTCTTTACGAGAAGGGCCGAAAGATGGACTGGAAGGTGCCTGAGCCTGAGGGCCAGACAAGTCCCAAGA ATGCAGCTGTCTTCTCCTCAGTGCTGGCGCTCTGA